The following are from one region of the Cetobacterium somerae genome:
- a CDS encoding restriction endonuclease subunit S, whose translation MNKLEQLIDELCPDGVEYKKIKDISKKITSGGTPKTDINSYYGGDIPWLRTQEIDFGDIPDTGIKITQQGLDNSSAKWIPKNCVIIAMYGATVGKVGINKIPMTTNQACCNIDVDTNQALYRYVFYFLWSKYEYIKSLGQGSQTNINAQIVKEIVIPIPPLPVQEEIVRILDTFTELTTELTTELTMRKQQYEYYHNSLFDFKDKSIKYLSVGELFEIKNGLNKEKDAFGHGQPIINFTDVYKNRWLTNEKFSGLVDVNSDEIERYSAKKGDVFFTRTSETKEDIGMSCTLIEDIPNCVFSGFVLRARPITDLLLPKFSAYYFSTNEARKTIIRYASFTTRATTTGPKLSKILVPIPSLEEQQRIVDILDRFDTLVNDIKEGLPAEIEARKQQYEYYRDKLLTFKKLEK comes from the coding sequence ATGAATAAGTTAGAGCAACTAATAGATGAATTATGTCCTGACGGGGTGGAGTATAAAAAAATAAAAGATATAAGTAAAAAAATAACTTCAGGTGGAACTCCAAAAACAGATATTAATAGTTATTATGGTGGAGATATTCCATGGTTAAGAACTCAAGAGATCGATTTTGGTGATATACCAGATACTGGGATCAAAATAACACAACAAGGCTTAGATAATTCGTCAGCTAAATGGATTCCCAAGAATTGTGTTATTATTGCAATGTATGGTGCTACAGTTGGGAAAGTTGGAATAAATAAAATTCCAATGACTACAAATCAAGCGTGTTGTAATATAGATGTAGACACTAATCAAGCATTATATAGGTATGTATTTTATTTTTTATGGAGCAAATATGAATACATAAAATCTCTGGGACAAGGAAGTCAAACAAATATAAATGCACAAATTGTTAAAGAAATAGTTATTCCTATACCACCATTACCAGTACAAGAGGAAATTGTGCGTATTTTAGATACATTTACAGAGCTTACAACAGAGCTTACAACAGAGCTTACAATGAGAAAACAGCAGTATGAATATTATCATAATTCACTTTTTGATTTTAAAGATAAATCCATTAAATATTTATCAGTTGGTGAACTATTTGAAATAAAAAATGGATTAAATAAAGAAAAAGATGCTTTTGGTCATGGACAACCTATTATAAATTTTACTGATGTTTATAAAAATCGATGGTTAACAAACGAGAAATTTTCAGGGTTAGTAGATGTAAATTCTGATGAAATTGAAAGATATAGTGCAAAAAAAGGAGATGTTTTTTTTACTAGAACATCAGAAACAAAAGAAGATATAGGAATGTCGTGTACTTTAATAGAAGATATTCCAAATTGTGTATTTAGTGGCTTTGTACTGAGAGCAAGACCTATTACTGATTTGCTATTACCTAAATTTTCAGCATATTATTTTTCAACAAATGAAGCTAGAAAGACAATCATTAGATATGCTTCATTTACTACAAGAGCAACAACAACAGGACCAAAACTATCTAAAATTTTAGTCCCTATCCCTTCTCTTGAAGAGCAACAACGTATCGTTGATATTCTGGATAGATTTGACACTCTTGTGAATGATATTAAAGAGGGGTTACCAGCAGAGATAGAAGCAAGAAAACAGCA
- the fic gene encoding protein adenylyltransferase Fic, translated as MILENKLHITSQIELSKVEEKISKQKAKQLFDSGDIKAVQIGTFEGLQYIHKYLFQDIYDFAGKIRTVNIAKNNFRFAPLMYLEHSLKYIDTMPQTTFEEIIEKYVEMNIAHPFREGNGRATRIWLDLILKENIKQVIDWNLVDKDEYLSAMERSVIKDIEIKYLLKQALTTEIDDRTLFMKGIDVSYYYEGYSEYTTEEV; from the coding sequence ATGATTTTAGAAAATAAACTGCATATTACTAGCCAGATAGAGCTTTCAAAAGTGGAAGAGAAAATCAGCAAACAAAAAGCTAAGCAACTTTTTGACTCTGGAGATATTAAAGCGGTTCAGATAGGAACTTTTGAAGGGCTTCAATATATCCACAAATATCTATTCCAAGATATCTATGATTTTGCTGGGAAAATTAGAACGGTTAATATAGCTAAAAATAACTTTCGTTTTGCACCACTAATGTATCTTGAGCACTCGTTAAAATATATAGATACTATGCCACAAACAACATTTGAAGAGATTATTGAGAAATATGTAGAGATGAATATTGCTCATCCTTTCCGTGAAGGGAATGGAAGAGCAACTCGTATATGGCTTGATTTAATATTAAAAGAAAATATTAAACAAGTAATTGATTGGAATTTAGTAGATAAAGATGAATATCTATCAGCTATGGAGAGAAGTGTTATTAAAGATATTGAGATTAAATATCTTTTAAAGCAGGCTCTTACAACTGAAATAGATGACCGTACTCTATTTATGAAAGGTATTGACGTTAGTTACTACTATGAAGGCTACAGCGAATATACTACAGAGGAGGTCTAA